A segment of the Gemmatimonadota bacterium genome:
AGCGCTGCCCCTTCCGAACGGGCCACGTCCAGCACGTCCCCCACGAACCGGTCCGCGTCAGCGACCGAGGGCGCTACGGTCCGGCAGACGGTGGCGTAGCGGGAGGCGAAGCCGAGGGGCCGCCCGCCGGAGCCCGCCGCGATCACCGGAATGCCCGCGCGTCCGAGTCCCCGCACCACCAACAGGCCAGGCCGGCTCTCGGCCCCCGCGACCAGCACCGGAGGCCAGGACCCCGCCGATGGGGACGCCGCGCTCATGCCCACTCTCGCTCCGGCCCGCTGGACCTTGCCCGGTGTGTTCGGGGGTATGCTGGAGGTCTTCCGCACGGAGAAGCTCCATGATCACGTTCACGGATCGCGCCAAAGAAGCTGTGCTCTCCTTCATGGGTGAAGGCGAGGATGCGCTGGAGGCGCTCCGCATCCAGGACGGCGCCGATCCGGGTGCCCCTTCTCGCTTCGAATTGACGCTCGTCAGTACAGACGAGCGGACGGACCGCGATCAGGTCGTCGATCTGGGCCCGTTCAAGGTCTACGTGGACGCCGATTCCTCCGACGCGCTCGCCGGAGCGGTGGTCGACTTCGTGGAGCGGGTCAACGAAGCGGGCTTCGAGGTGCGGACGGCCCAGGCGCCTGCCCCGCCCGAGGGCCCCATGGCCGAGCGGGTCCGCGCGGTGCTCGACGAGCGCATCAACCCGGCGGTGGCGTCCCACGGTGGCGCCATCGAGCTCGTGGCGGTGGAAGGCTCGGAGGTCTTCATCGAAATGACTGGGGGCTGCCAGGGGTGCGCCATGTCCAGGATGACGCTCCGGCAAGGTGTCGAACGCATGCTGAAGGAGGTCATTCCCGAGATCTCCGCCGTCCACGACGCCACCGACCACACCCGGGGAGCCAATCCCTACTTCACCCACCCCGTCTGACGCCTCCAGCGCCCGCCGGGTCGGGCGAGCGGCCTGCGCGGTCCCGGATCCGCACGCCCGGTTCACGCGCTCGGGCGCGACCGGGCTGCGAGGACCGACTGCAGCCACAGGTAAAGAGGTCCTCCGACCACCTTCGCCACCTTCTTGGTGTTCCACTGGACCCAGTGGCGCCGACGGTGGGAGCCGCGTCCCTCCACCAGGCCGACGACCTCATCGTCCGGGGTGCCGCGCTTGACGCAGAAGCGACCCAGCACGGTGCAACCCTCGACCTGCTCCACTCGGCGCTGTGGCTCGGACGTGAACAGTATCCGGTACCCCGCCTCGAAGGCTGCTCGAGCCACAGTGCGGGAGTAGTGCCCGCCCGGGACCGACGCCACGACCACACTCTTCTCCAGAACGCGCTCCAGCGCCTCCCGGCTACGCGTCCATTCCTCGACCAGACGGGGATAGGGCACCCTGGACATGCGCGCGGGATGTGACTCCGTGTGCGAACCGACCACGTGTCCTGCGCGGTCGAGCTCCCGAAGTTGCCTCTCACTCACGAACCCGGCAGCGCCGATCTGCCCCGTGGTGATGAAGAAGTGCCCAACCCATCCGCGACGCTCCAGGGCCGGAGCGATCTCCGTGGCGGAGGTGACGCCCCCGTCGTCCACCGTGAAGAGCCAGGGATCGGTCGTGGACGCCCGCAGCGCGTCCACCACCCCCAGGGCAGGTCCGCAACCCGTTTCCGCGATCGCGGCCAGATGTCGGAGGAAGACGGGGGCTTCGATCTTGTAGGCATCGGCGGCCGGAGAGACGAAGCCGGAGGACGCCTGCTCGCCCGGTTGCACCACGTCGTGATACAGCAGTGTGGTGAGCTTCACGCGCGTCGCCTCGCCGCCCTCTTCCACGACAGCCAGCGCGTGAGCCAGGGCTGACCCCAGGTCCCCGAAGGGCGGCCCCGCGTATCGATGGTCGGGGCCGTGCCGGCGTCGATGGCGCGGAACGTTTCGGCGAGCCGGTCGAGGTTGTCCAGCACCACGCGCGACTGGATCACGAAGTGGGTCTCAGCGACCTCGTCGATGTCGTAGCTGAAGTACCCGTACACAGGCCCGGTGTCGACCCCTTCGTCGATCTTCAAAAGGGTCATCCCGACCTTGTCCCGGTCGCCGTTGGCGAGCGCCCAGAAACAACCGTGGGCGTTGCGATACTCGGGGCAGACACCTGGGTGCATCACGTAGGTGCCCAGCCGCGGAATCCCGAAGATCTCCCGCTTCAGGAGCTGCTTGCAGCGAGCCACCATGAAATCGGGGGCGAGGCGCTCGATGAACGCTTTGGCTTCCGCGGTATTGGGCGAATGGATCTCGAGGCGGGGCAGGTTCGCGGGAAGCGCCGGCAATCGCTTCGCATACTCAGCCACCGTACGCTCCTCCCAGGCCCGGTCGCGGGCCGCGTGGAAGAGGCGGTACCAGACTCGGAACGCCAGGACGTCGAAGAAGCGCACCCAGCCGACGCGCCGCACCTCCCGCCGTACGCGCTTCATCACGCGGGTGCGCGTCTCGTCCAACTCGATGATCCCGACCAGCTCCGTGGACTCCGCCAGCCAGCGGGCGAGCACCACCTGATCCAGGGGCGCTCCTTTGTGGCAGATCAGCAGGCTCTTCATTGCTGGACGGATCCTCGGGTTGCACGACTCCAGAGCGCGGGCCGTACCCCACTCGTGGAGTCAGGAGCCCCCGGACGCCCTACAAGATCCGATCCATCAGGTGTGGTGGTCGCGGGGCCGGGGGGGCTCCGCGGGTGTGCAGGCTCAGCCGACGGCGGTCTGCGCCGAGCCCCAAGGCATGGGGCGGCCCACGAAGAAGCCCTGGAACATCGTGCACCCCAGCTGCGTCAGCGTCTCGAAGTCGCGACGGGTCTCGACGCCCGAAGCGATGCACTCGATGCCCAGATCGACGCAGAGCCCGGACAGCGAGCGGATCAGCCGCTGGCGGCGGTCGTGGTTCTCGACCCCTCGGACCAGCACGCCGTCCAGCTTGACGAAGTCCGGCTCCAACTGCGCCAATGCGGCCAGGCCGGATGAGCCCGCACCCAGGTCGTCGACCGCGACGCGGAAGCCGCGGGCGCGTAGCGTGGCGAGTCGGTCCAGAACCGCGGTGTCGTCCAGGGCAAAGGCCTGGGCGCGCACCTCGAAGACCACCCGGTCCGCGATCAGGCGCACCGGATGGCCCTTCGGAAACAACTCGCCTTCCATCAGCTGGTTGGGATCCACGTTCATGAAGAGCGCGGCCTTGGGCTCATGGCGCAGGAAGGGGTCGACCGCCGTGAGCCAGATGTGCTCGGCCAGCTCGGCCACGCGTCCCAGGTCCGCCGCGGCCTGCAGGAAGTCGGGCGGGTTGCGCAGCGTAGGCTCTTCGGTGCGCAGCAGAGCCTCGTAGCCGATGATGCGCCAGCCGCGATCGATGATGGGCTGGTAGGCGATCCACAGCGATGCGAGCGCGTTGTCGAAGCGTTCTGCCAGCCGCGTCCGCTCGGGTGCAATGCTCGGCACCGTCTCCCGCTGCATCCGCACCATCCTTTGCTGCAGTGCAGACCGGCGAACCACGCGGAGGAGGTCCTCGGACTCGACAGGCTTCTTGACGCAGACGAACGCCCGCGAGTCGAACGCAGTCACCGCCGACTGCACGGACGAGTCGGTCGAGAGAAGAATGAAGGGCGTCGCGCGCGACTGGCGTCGGATACTGCGGAGCACGTCGACCGTGTTCGCGGTGACATCGTCGAGGTCGGAGAGCACGATCTGCCCTTCCGCCAAGTCGATCCCCTCGAGTGACACGGGGCCGCAACCCGCGTCGATGACGTCGACGCGATACCCCTCGCGCACGAGCAACTCCCCGGCAATGCCAGCAGCGCTCTCGCCATCGCCGACCACCATGACTCTCGTCTCGGGGGACTTCGGCTTGGCTTCCTTTCCTTCCTTCATGAACGCGTTCCGCATCCGCAGGCGATACAGGTTCGGACGTCGGGGGGTCGACCGACCCGAACCCGAGCAAAAGGGAGGCCGCGCCACACGGTGCAGCGGGGGTCCTACGGCTCCGCACCGGACAGCGCCGGACCGCTGAACCGTGGAGCCGATCGTCCCCGCACAACGGCGGACACAGGCCTTCACGTCAGGGAGTATCGGCAGGCCTGTCGACGCAGTGCAGGAGGAGCGATCGCCCCCCAAAACGACACGTCCCCCGGTCGAAGACCAGGGGACGTTGGCGCGAGGCTGGGCTCAGTTGGGTGCCTGGACGGACGGGCCTGCTCAGAACGGTTTTATCGAGTCTATTTGGCGCCCTCGTCGGCAACCCGTGCCGAGCCAGTCACGCTTCTCAAATGGCAAGGGTGGTACCGCTCGGAGCGCCCGTTCGCGAAAGTCCGTATCGACAACGACTTGTGGCCAACCGCCCTGGACTGTCCCCAGGCCTCCGCGCGCCGGGGATCCGGGCATGCAGCACGATTCCTGGCAGATCGCGGCGGCGCTCAGCGCACCATCGTGAGCCAGTCCCAGCGGTCTTCCGCACGCCCCATGGCAATGTCCAGGAAGCGACGCTGCAATTGCAGCGTGATCGGTCCCGCGGTCCCGCCCCCGATCGGAATGCGGTCGACGCTGGTGATGGGCGTGACCTCGGCCGCGGTCCCCGTGAAGAACATCTCCTCCGCAGCGTAGAGCGCCTCTCGCGGGACCAGCTGCTCGCGTACCTCGAGGCCCATTTCGCGGGCAAGCACGATGATGGAGTGGCGGGTGATGCCGCGCAGCGATGTGCCATCCAAGATGGGCGTGATCAACACGCCGTCCCTCACGAAAAAGAGGTTCTGGCCGCTCCCCTCGCTGACCAGGCCGCTCGGTCCCAGCGCGATGCCTTCTGCGTATCCGTTCTCGAGCGCTTCCATCTTGATCAGCTGCGCGTTGATGTAGTTCCCACCGGCCTTGGCGGCCATCGGAAACGTATTGGGCGCGGCCCGATGCCAGGAGGACACACATACGGCCACACCCTTCTCCAGCGCGCCGGCACCGAGATAGGTCCCCCAGGAGAAAGCCGGAATCCACGTCTCGATGGGGCTCGCGACCGGATTGAGGCCAGCCGATCCGTAGCCCCGAAGGATCATGGGCCTCACGTAGCAGGAGCTGAGTCCGTTCTGGCGGACCACCTCGAGGCACGCCTCGGCCAGGGTCTGAGCGTCGAAGGAAGGCAGCATGCGATAGATGCGCGCCGACTCGACGAGGCGCTGGATGTGGGCGTGCAAACGGAAGACGGCCGGCCCCTTCTCCGTCTCGTAGCAACGGATGCCCTCGAAGACGGAGGTCCCGAACTGAACGGCCGTCGCCAGGACGTGGACGGTCGCGTCCTTCCACGACACCAGTGAACCGTCCTTCCAGATGTACTTCGCCTCCGTGATCTGCGTCGACATCCGATCCTCCGTTCGGGTCTCAAACCTTCAAGTAGATGCGCCGATGGTCCATCCACCGGAGTACGGCCCACCACAAGACCACCGTGGACACGGCAAACGCAAGGGACGCGTTGACCGGAGAGGCCCACGGCAGGAAGAGGGTTTCGTACAGCCAGGCATACAGCGAGCGCTGACCGCCGTCGGGAGCTGCGATCTGGGTGCGGATCAGCATCTTGGCCAGCAGACCGGAGCCGACGAACACCGCGATGGCGTTGCGGCCGTAGACCTCGAAAGGCCGCGCCCAGGCGCGCCAGCCCGCCACGTCGATGGCCAGCATGCAGCCCGCCAACGCCAACAGGGCAGCCCCGGCGGTGAAAACGACGTAGGAGCTGGTCCACAGGCTCTTGTTGATCGGAAACGTGCGCCCCCACAGCAGCCCGATCAGGGTGAGCGTGACGCCGGCGGCACTGAGCACGCGGACGGCGTACGTGCGGTCCCGCTGTGACCGCAGGTACTCCCCGGTGAACACTCCCAGCAACGCGCTGGCCACCGCCGGAAGGGTGCTGAGCAGACCCTCGGGATCCCAGGTCCTCGACTGGGACCAGAGATGCCCACCGAGGAGCGCCCGGTCGATGAAGGCCCCCAGGTTGCCGTCCGGTGTCAGGTCCCCGGGGGTGTGGCCCGCCCAGGGGACCCACATGAGGAGCGCCCAGTAGCCGAGCAGCAGCGTGGCAGTGAGCGCTGCACGAACCCGTACCGAAAGAAAGAGGTAGGCCGGCGCCGCGACCAGATAGACCAGACCGATTCGTTGCAAGACGCCCGGAATGCGGATCCCTCCGAGGTCGAAGCGCGGAAAGCCGGCCATGAAGAGTCCCAGACCGGCGATGACCAAGGCGCGCCGCACGCTGTGACGCAGCAGGGAGATGCGGCTCCCTCCCCGCTCCAGTCTGCGCGCGAACGAGAACGGCATGGCCACACCGACAATGAACAGAAAGAAGGGGAAGATCAGGTCGGTGGGAGTCCAGCCGTTCCATTCGGCGTGGAGCAGCGGAGGATAGACGTGGTTCCAGGACCCCGGGTTGTTGACCAGGATCATGGCGGCGATCGTCAACCCTCGGAAGGCGTCGAGGGAAACGAGGCGGCCCGAGGGCCTCCGACCCTCGGCGCCCGCGTCCCGCGCCTTCGCGTCCCGCGTCTCCGTGGCCGGCATGGCGGTCCAACCTGTGGATCGGTGCCCCGCCGGGCAACGGGGCCGGGGAGCCACCGGAATTGGCATGTCTCCTGCGCTGCCCAAGGGATCATGCTCTCGTGCGTCCACCACCTCCGTTGCTTGCGAGTCGCCCGCGCGGCGCGCGGCGTCGGGCTCGGTGTGTGGGTGGGGCTCGGCGGGCTGGCGTGTGATACCCGTCTTCCTTCCGGCCCGGAGGGATCCGCGCCCGTGGACAGCATTGCTGCTCTGGAGCCACTCCCGGCGAGCGCGGTCTGTCGCAGTCCCGACGGGGAAGCGCCTCCTTTCGACCTGGCCAGTGGCTTCACCCAGTCGGTCACGTTCACCGAGGAGGCCGATTTCCGACCGGCGGCGGGGGACGGAGGCAACCACCCGGATCAGATGACCCTGAACGAGACCGGCCCCGATGCGGGCCGCTTCCTCTACCGCACGCACGAGACCGAGGAGAACAGCGCGGTCACGGTGACGGACCTCGTCACGGGCCTCACCACGGTCGCCGCGCAGGCCTTTCGCTACGAGGCCCTGGACGGGATCGTCTGGACCCCGTGGGGCAGCCTTCTCTTCGCCGAGGAGGTCGTGGTGCAGCGCTTCCCGGAGCCGGGAGTCGAACACGCCCTCCGTGGGCTGGTCCATGAGCTCGACCCGTCCACCGGTATCGTGGGCGCCCGTCCGGCGCTGGGCTCCCGCTCACATGAAGGTATGGCTTTCGGGAGCGACGGAGCACTCTACGGACTGAGTGAGTCGCGTGGCGTGTCCCGCCGCGGGCAGCCCGGACAGTCCGGCGCGATCCTTCGCTTCGTCCCCGACGTCCCCGGCAACCTCAGCGCGGGGCGTCTCTATGCCTTGCGTGTCCTCGACAGCGCGACCCGGCTGGGCGACGCCGAGTGGATCGAGCTCGAGCGCGCCGCTTCCGAGATCGACTCCGATGCGGAGGCCGTTCGCGTCGGGGCCACCGGCTGGGAGCGTCCGGAGGACATCGAGCGGTGGACGCTGGGGAACGGCAACGACGTGCTGTTCGTCTCGATCACCGACGAACATCTCGTGCTCAGGATCGAGCTCGACGGCGAGCGGGCCTCCGTCTCCGAGTTCATCCGCGCCGGACTGAACGCACCCGCAGCGGGTGACCCCTCGTTCGAATTCCCGGACAATCTCGCGCTGGACGCCCAGGGCCGCCTCTACGTCGTGGAGGACAACGGACCCGGTGATCTCTGGTGGGTGGACGGCACACCCGCGGACCAGACCGCGAAGGGCCTCAAGCTGTTGGCCTCTCTCGCGGACTGCGCCGCAGAGCCCACGGGGATCTACCATGATCGCTGGCGGGACGTGCTGCGGGTCCACGTTCAGCATGCCGGCGGGCGGGGCAACGACCTGGAGGTCGTGATCGCGCGCTCCACCCCCTGACGACCCGGCGGGGACCGGCGTAGGTTGGACCCATGAGCACGCCGGTACTGATCGGGACCGCGGGGGGATCGGGCTCCGGAAAGAGCACCGTCGTCGACCGCATCGCCCAGGTCCTCGGTCCCTCGCGGGTAGGCTGCCTGCACGCGGACGCGTACTACCGCGACTTCGGCCACCTGTCCCTGGACGATCGGGCCCTGGTCAACTTCGATCATCCCGAGGCCCTGGACCTGCCGCTCCTGCTTCGCCACGTCGATGCCCTGAAACGCGGCGAGGGCGTCGAAGAGCCGGTCTATGACTTCGCCACCCACACCCGCACCGAGCGCACCCGCCTTCTCCACCCCACTCCCGTGGTCATCGTCGACGGGATCCTGATCCTGGCGGAGCCGACTCTGCGTGAACGGCTCGACATCAAGATCTTCGTCGACACCGACGCCGACGTTCGCTTCATCCGTCGGCTCGAGCGGGACGTGGCCGAGCGCGGGCGCACCGTGGAGTCCGTCATCCGGCAGTACCTGGACTCGGTGCGGCCCATGCACCTCGAATTCGTGGAGCCCAGCAAGCGCTGGGCGGATGTCATCATCCCCGTCGGCGGCGAGAACGAGGTGGCAATCGAGATGGTCGTCGCCCGCCTGCGCTACCTGCTCGACCCCCGTCCCTGAGGGAGGCCCGGGTCGGCGGATCCGGCGCTGTAATCCCCCTGCAGGATCGGTCGTACCCTGATATATCCGTGTCCGATATATCTGCGAGAGACCGATGTCACGCACCCCGCTCCGCCCCCTGAGGCCACCCGTCCTCCACCTTCTCCTGGCGCTGGCGTCCGGGCCCTCCCACGGCTATGCGCTGGCCCAGGTCGTCGAGGCCCGCACGGGCGGCCGCGTCCGGATCGGCCCGGGCACCCTGTACGCGTCCATCCAGCGGATGGAGAAGGCGCGCTTGATCGAGGAGACGGAGGCACCGGCAGGCGCCGATGCCGACGCCCGCCCCCGTCGCTTCTACCGCTTGACCGAGGTCGGGCGGGCCCGCTTGGTCGAGGAGCTCTCGGCCATGGAGTCCCTGGTTCGCCACGCTCGCTCCCTCTCCCTCCTTCCCGCCCCGGCGGGCGCCTGACTGGAGGCTCCCATGACCCGAAACGAGGACGTCGCCCGCAGAGCGGCCTCGTGGCTGCTCTGGCTCTACCCGGCCCGCTTCCGCGCCCGCCACGGGCCCGAGTTGGAGGAGGCCCTCCTCCGCTGGAGCCGCGACCCCCGCTACCCGTCCACCCCCGCGGGGCGCTGCCGCCTGCTCTTCGATGTGTGGTTGGACGTGACTCGTTCGTCCCTGGATGTGTGGAGCCAGGAGCTCTGGTCTCCTGCGCCCGTCCTGATCGCCGTCCCGAGCCCCGGAGGTATCCCCATGACCGCCACACTGACCCACCCGCCCGCCACGGCCCACGCCCGCTTCAAGGAGGGCTTCAGCGAAACCCTCTGGACCTCGATTCTCGCCGCCACGGTCCTCCACTTCGCCGTGCTCAACTATTTCCCCGAGCTCCACGCCAAGGACATCACCCGCCCGATGAGCACGATCGCGGTGGTCCCACCGGTCGAGGTTCCTCTCCCGAAGCCCCCGGAGGACCTCGTGCGGCCAGGCGCTCCGGTGATCGCCGCCGACGCGACTGAGGTCACCCTGACCCTTCCCGACGCCAGCACGCTCTGGGAATCGAGCCCCAACCTGCCTCCCCCGCCCTCCCAGGCCTCGGACCCGGACGCGCACTACTCCTTGCTGACGCCCAGCATGGTGGCTCCGGCCATCAAGAACCGCGACGAGGTCGCCCGCGCCCTCGAGCGGGAGTATCCGGAGCTCCTGCGCATCGCGGGAATCGGTGGCGTGGTGCAGGTGCAGTTCCTGCTCAACGAAACCGGGGGGATCGACGAGGTCAGCGTGCAGCGCTCGTCGGGTCACTCGGCCCTCGACGAGGCAGCCTTGAAGGTGGCCCGCATCGCGCGGTTCACCCCGGCACTCAACCGGGACCAGGCCGTGCCCGTGATGGTCACCTTCCCCATCCGCTTCGAGGTGCGCCGCTAGGGAAGCGGTCCCCTCGTCATACGGGCGCCCCGGGCCTCCGGGCCCTCGGGGCGCCCGTGTTGCCACTGGGGCACGAATAGTGTATCCTTGCATCCAGAAATATGGATGCAATCGTTGCCCGTGCCGAGATCCTGGGCCGCCTGGAAGCCCTGAGCGACGAGAACCGTCTACGAATTCTGGCCCTTTTGGACCAGAGCGAGTTCACGGTCTCGGAATTGACATCTGTTGTACAGCTCCCACAATCGACGGTCTCCCGGCATCTGAAAGTCCTTTCCCGGGATGGTTGGCTTCGGGTCCGGGCGGACGGCACCAGCCGTCACTACCAGCTGTCCCCGGAGCTCCCCGATGACCAGAGGGATCTCTGGCGTGTGGTTCGCTCCACGCTCACGGAGACCCCCTGGCTCGCCGAGGACGCGGAGCGGGCCAGCGCGGTCCTGGCGGAGCGACGGCGTCGCTCGGAGGAGTTCTTCTCCGGTGCGGCCGCCGACTGGGATGCGCTGAGAGCCCAGATGTTCGGGCACCGAAGCGAGTTGTCCGCCCTCTTCGGGCTCCTGGATCCGGAGTGGGTGGTCGGGGACCTGGGGTCCGGGACCGGCACGCTCGCGGAGGCCGTGGCGCCATTCGTGCGGCGCGTGGTGGCGATCGATCGGTCCCCCGAGATGCTGGAGGCGGCCCGGGCCCGCCTGGCCGACAGCGCGAACGCCGAGTGGCGCCAGGGGGAACTGGAAGCGCTGCCACTGGCCGACCGGTCCCTGGACGTGGCCCTGCTCGTGCTGGTGCTGCACTACCTGCCGGAACCGCAGCGAGCCCTGGCGGAGGCCTACCGGGTCCTCAAGCCGGGAGGGAGGCTGATCGTGGTCGACATGCGAGAGCACGGCCGCGGCGAGTATCGCGAGACGATGGGGCACTTGTGGCCGGGCTTCAGCGACGAGCGCATGCGGGCCTGGGTCAAGGGAGCCGGCTTCGGCTCGTACCACCACCGGGGATTGGTGCCGGATCCCGAGGCGTCCGGTCCCCTGCTGTTCGTCGGAACCGCCCGACGCGCTCGATGAACGTCACGCAACACCGAACCCAACCGAGGATCTGAACAC
Coding sequences within it:
- a CDS encoding metalloregulator ArsR/SmtB family transcription factor, whose amino-acid sequence is MDAIVARAEILGRLEALSDENRLRILALLDQSEFTVSELTSVVQLPQSTVSRHLKVLSRDGWLRVRADGTSRHYQLSPELPDDQRDLWRVVRSTLTETPWLAEDAERASAVLAERRRRSEEFFSGAAADWDALRAQMFGHRSELSALFGLLDPEWVVGDLGSGTGTLAEAVAPFVRRVVAIDRSPEMLEAARARLADSANAEWRQGELEALPLADRSLDVALLVLVLHYLPEPQRALAEAYRVLKPGGRLIVVDMREHGRGEYRETMGHLWPGFSDERMRAWVKGAGFGSYHHRGLVPDPEASGPLLFVGTARRAR
- a CDS encoding polysaccharide deacetylase family protein, with product MKLTTLLYHDVVQPGEQASSGFVSPAADAYKIEAPVFLRHLAAIAETGCGPALGVVDALRASTTDPWLFTVDDGGVTSATEIAPALERRGWVGHFFITTGQIGAAGFVSERQLRELDRAGHVVGSHTESHPARMSRVPYPRLVEEWTRSREALERVLEKSVVVASVPGGHYSRTVARAAFEAGYRILFTSEPQRRVEQVEGCTVLGRFCVKRGTPDDEVVGLVEGRGSHRRRHWVQWNTKKVAKVVGGPLYLWLQSVLAARSRPSA
- a CDS encoding PadR family transcriptional regulator, whose protein sequence is MSRTPLRPLRPPVLHLLLALASGPSHGYALAQVVEARTGGRVRIGPGTLYASIQRMEKARLIEETEAPAGADADARPRRFYRLTEVGRARLVEELSAMESLVRHARSLSLLPAPAGA
- a CDS encoding energy transducer TonB, whose translation is MTRNEDVARRAASWLLWLYPARFRARHGPELEEALLRWSRDPRYPSTPAGRCRLLFDVWLDVTRSSLDVWSQELWSPAPVLIAVPSPGGIPMTATLTHPPATAHARFKEGFSETLWTSILAATVLHFAVLNYFPELHAKDITRPMSTIAVVPPVEVPLPKPPEDLVRPGAPVIAADATEVTLTLPDASTLWESSPNLPPPPSQASDPDAHYSLLTPSMVAPAIKNRDEVARALEREYPELLRIAGIGGVVQVQFLLNETGGIDEVSVQRSSGHSALDEAALKVARIARFTPALNRDQAVPVMVTFPIRFEVRR
- a CDS encoding EAL domain-containing protein; this translates as MKEGKEAKPKSPETRVMVVGDGESAAGIAGELLVREGYRVDVIDAGCGPVSLEGIDLAEGQIVLSDLDDVTANTVDVLRSIRRQSRATPFILLSTDSSVQSAVTAFDSRAFVCVKKPVESEDLLRVVRRSALQQRMVRMQRETVPSIAPERTRLAERFDNALASLWIAYQPIIDRGWRIIGYEALLRTEEPTLRNPPDFLQAAADLGRVAELAEHIWLTAVDPFLRHEPKAALFMNVDPNQLMEGELFPKGHPVRLIADRVVFEVRAQAFALDDTAVLDRLATLRARGFRVAVDDLGAGSSGLAALAQLEPDFVKLDGVLVRGVENHDRRQRLIRSLSGLCVDLGIECIASGVETRRDFETLTQLGCTMFQGFFVGRPMPWGSAQTAVG
- a CDS encoding NifU family protein, with protein sequence MITFTDRAKEAVLSFMGEGEDALEALRIQDGADPGAPSRFELTLVSTDERTDRDQVVDLGPFKVYVDADSSDALAGAVVDFVERVNEAGFEVRTAQAPAPPEGPMAERVRAVLDERINPAVASHGGAIELVAVEGSEVFIEMTGGCQGCAMSRMTLRQGVERMLKEVIPEISAVHDATDHTRGANPYFTHPV
- the udk gene encoding uridine kinase; the protein is MSTPVLIGTAGGSGSGKSTVVDRIAQVLGPSRVGCLHADAYYRDFGHLSLDDRALVNFDHPEALDLPLLLRHVDALKRGEGVEEPVYDFATHTRTERTRLLHPTPVVIVDGILILAEPTLRERLDIKIFVDTDADVRFIRRLERDVAERGRTVESVIRQYLDSVRPMHLEFVEPSKRWADVIIPVGGENEVAIEMVVARLRYLLDPRP
- a CDS encoding DUF5009 domain-containing protein, whose translation is MPATETRDAKARDAGAEGRRPSGRLVSLDAFRGLTIAAMILVNNPGSWNHVYPPLLHAEWNGWTPTDLIFPFFLFIVGVAMPFSFARRLERGGSRISLLRHSVRRALVIAGLGLFMAGFPRFDLGGIRIPGVLQRIGLVYLVAAPAYLFLSVRVRAALTATLLLGYWALLMWVPWAGHTPGDLTPDGNLGAFIDRALLGGHLWSQSRTWDPEGLLSTLPAVASALLGVFTGEYLRSQRDRTYAVRVLSAAGVTLTLIGLLWGRTFPINKSLWTSSYVVFTAGAALLALAGCMLAIDVAGWRAWARPFEVYGRNAIAVFVGSGLLAKMLIRTQIAAPDGGQRSLYAWLYETLFLPWASPVNASLAFAVSTVVLWWAVLRWMDHRRIYLKV
- a CDS encoding branched-chain amino acid transaminase translates to MSTQITEAKYIWKDGSLVSWKDATVHVLATAVQFGTSVFEGIRCYETEKGPAVFRLHAHIQRLVESARIYRMLPSFDAQTLAEACLEVVRQNGLSSCYVRPMILRGYGSAGLNPVASPIETWIPAFSWGTYLGAGALEKGVAVCVSSWHRAAPNTFPMAAKAGGNYINAQLIKMEALENGYAEGIALGPSGLVSEGSGQNLFFVRDGVLITPILDGTSLRGITRHSIIVLAREMGLEVREQLVPREALYAAEEMFFTGTAAEVTPITSVDRIPIGGGTAGPITLQLQRRFLDIAMGRAEDRWDWLTMVR
- a CDS encoding formyltransferase family protein, coding for MKSLLICHKGAPLDQVVLARWLAESTELVGIIELDETRTRVMKRVRREVRRVGWVRFFDVLAFRVWYRLFHAARDRAWEERTVAEYAKRLPALPANLPRLEIHSPNTAEAKAFIERLAPDFMVARCKQLLKREIFGIPRLGTYVMHPGVCPEYRNAHGCFWALANGDRDKVGMTLLKIDEGVDTGPVYGYFSYDIDEVAETHFVIQSRVVLDNLDRLAETFRAIDAGTAPTIDTRGRPSGTWGQPWLTRWLSWKRAARRRA
- a CDS encoding DUF839 domain-containing protein, encoding MDSIAALEPLPASAVCRSPDGEAPPFDLASGFTQSVTFTEEADFRPAAGDGGNHPDQMTLNETGPDAGRFLYRTHETEENSAVTVTDLVTGLTTVAAQAFRYEALDGIVWTPWGSLLFAEEVVVQRFPEPGVEHALRGLVHELDPSTGIVGARPALGSRSHEGMAFGSDGALYGLSESRGVSRRGQPGQSGAILRFVPDVPGNLSAGRLYALRVLDSATRLGDAEWIELERAASEIDSDAEAVRVGATGWERPEDIERWTLGNGNDVLFVSITDEHLVLRIELDGERASVSEFIRAGLNAPAAGDPSFEFPDNLALDAQGRLYVVEDNGPGDLWWVDGTPADQTAKGLKLLASLADCAAEPTGIYHDRWRDVLRVHVQHAGGRGNDLEVVIARSTP